The stretch of DNA TAATAatagatatattatattatgttatattatcttATAATATATTGTTAAATTGTTATtgcattatattattataataatataatactacattactatattatagtatattatcatcatgttatattattttattatactatacaatataatattatattacattatattataataatgtaTTATAATTAAAAACCAATAATagatatattattttatgcTATATTATCTATAATacattattaaattattgtttCATTATTGTTATACTAATATAATAATacattactatattatattatagtatattatgtcttatcatattatattgtattattatattatacatataatattatattgcattATAAAAATACATCATattttgttatattattattacatatattataataatttattatattaaattacatTGTAATGATACATTACATTACGTTACGTtactttattatattatattatataatgtattgtatcatatcataatatattataccATTTTATGTTATACCATCTTATTAATGCTATAttgtacaatattatattacactatcttataataatattatattacattatgatattatatcacattatattcttttttaataatattattctatgtaataataatttaagatataataatatgtaatattacattatattatactattctATATTATTCTATGCAACGTTCTTTATTGTCATTTTATTatactaaaaactttttttcagTTTCGTTATAAAACAGATGTTAAAGTTTCatagcactttagaaatatagttaccaaacaacaaatagcGTTTTGGCAAAGCTCTATTAGTGACAACTATACTTCTCCAAAATTCTACTAGCAACAACAATGCCAAACAAAGCCTTATTCTACAATGAAAGATCATTTTAATCCATACAAAAGTACTGCGATGTAAAATCAAGCATGCAAAGAGAACTTCAACATGAACCATTGCAAAAGCTTGGAGGGACCAACACTCCACATTGTCTATAATACATTGTCATCCCAGTGAAAGTTAAAATGAGGCTTGGACTACACTCGTAAGTCCTAACTAGCTTAGCTAGCCTGCTATTCACGTACAGATCACAATGTTGTCATACGTAGGCTTAGTCATGGGATAAAATAACCCATCCTacttcaattttttaaaaaggaGTCTGAGCTCTGGGTTGGTTTCTCTTTCCAAAAAATAGACCCATTTTTTGTGTAGGTTGGGGTTGAAGGGGTGGTTAGGGATGGACAAGGATAGCCAGTGCTGCATTACTCAGGAAGCCTGGAGCAGGTAATGATTCCAGTTGTCTAACAGCAGTATCGCTTGCTGAAATTTGCTTCTTTTGGCAGAAGTGTGTTTGAGTAACAATTACTCTAAGCATTAATCACCAATCAGTTGGACAAAGTATTAATATTTTTAGCACTTCCAATGATGCCTGCtaggttttcctttttttctgctAGAATTATCTATGGCAGGGTTTTAGATTGCAGAAAAATGAGACTGGAAATTTAGATTACCAAGTAAACTGTATGAAGTGTTATATTTGTTCAGATCCGCTCAGCCCTAGGAATAACCAAGATGAAGGAAGAGCTGCATTGTTTGCGGAACCTTAAGAGCAGTGCCTATCTTTGACAACTTTACTAGTTCTCATCTAACATTTAAAATAAGATACGGTGACCTTATTCAGTCAGGGCAGGAATCTTTGTAAGACTCACCTCACATTTCACAGCTGGAGTTACCTATTATTTTTGTGTTTTCTTTCTTATGCAGATTAAAttagaattaaaatatttttggttcTTACAGACCAGATGAAGCAGAACTCTTTGCAAAATCCGCACAGAATATTTACAGACAATTTCGAGACAAAGCAGCCTTTTCACGATCAATGAGTGTAAGtataacatattttttaatatgtgTATCTCTCAGTCATATCCTCATCTAAATGATTCTTCTGTGACCAGGTAGATCAGATGGAAGAGGTTGCTCAAGGAAGGGTGTGGAGTGGCAAAGATGCAGCTTCCAGAGGTTTGGTCGATGCCATTGGTGGGTTCTCCCGAGCAGTTGCTATTGCAAAACACAGGGCAAATATACCACAGGATAGTCAGGTCTGTAATTTCTTTCTAGATTTTCATTACTTTTTCTGCATAATAAAATTTGATCGAGGTCAACTGGTTCTGGAAATCGCTTACTTCTGATTTGAGTGTCAGACTAACAGTAGCAAAATTTAGTTGATAGAAAAAAGCAAATGAACTGAATGATATACTAGGTAGTTTCTCCATATGAGTGATTAACAGCTTTCAGAACACGAGCTAAAAATTCTGCAACAAGCAGCCTCCCTTGGGCAGTGCTGAAAATCAAGGACGTAAGATAATTCATAAACTATATGATGTCCGGTTGTTGATACTATAGAGCTACTTGATAATATTTACTGGCTTGTTGTGTTAACATCTTTATTATTGGCACTTCTTATCATAATGACGGTAATCTCCAAATAACTAAAATTTCTCattttattcttgattttttgcTTGGAATTCAAGTTATTGTTTCACAATTGAATAAACTGAGTACTGTTGAATGATTCATCAATTTTGATGATTTGTCCCCAAATTGTTTGTGATATTCAAGAAAGCATATTATTAATCCTATTTATTACTTCTACTGGTTCTGTGCACTCTTTCCTATGCTACTGTTACtgtgtgcatgtatgtatgtatgtaaagCGATGACTTTACATCACTGAAAGACTTaatgttggtggctgaaaaattcaaatttaaaccACTGAATGCATTCTACAAGACCAAACATATCTACATATAAAATTAACATGTTTTGGAGGCCTCTTGCTTATGTATCGAGACCTCCCTTGCATAATGTTTTAGTGACACAATAATGTGTGTTGATTGTGAGGCACCCTTGACAAATAGGCAAGGGCCTTCTTAAGcaagttgtttttttttgcacattttAGGCCCTCGTGGATTACGTCCCATAGtttagatttatattttttcagCCACCAGAACATTGAGCTTTACAGTGGATGTAAGTTGTCTCTTGACTCCATTTATTATAACTGCATCCTatgtataaatataaatataatacctTAATTCgtcttttttgtttatttttgtaattattaTCCAAATATTTCCAAGCCTTTGTCTTGTACCCCACATATTTTCTGAACTCCGAATCTTTGCCCCGTCTAAATTAATCCTAATGCTGAATTTGGGACGCTCCATTAATTCCCATTTTCATGTTTTGAATTTACGAAGGATTAATGCATTGATTTTCATCTCAGTAGTCGTGACTATATGTTTTTGACATGTCTACATAGAAATTGGAATCTTAGATACATTATGTCTTTCTAATCTGATTTAATAAATGTCTTTTATTCTGAATTTGAACCCAGGTTAAGTTAGTTGAGGTGTCAAGACCTTCGCCATCTTTACCAGAAATATTAAGTGGCATCGGAAATTCCTTATTTGGACTGGACCAGACGGTGAAGGGAGTGTTGCAAGACCTGACATCCGCTAATGGTGTTCAAGCAAGAATGGATGGCATCCTGTTTGAAAGTTTGGAAAATGCATTAGATGATAATGCGATCTTCAGACTGATAAAGGAATACCAAAGCTCATTCTGATTTGGACCGACCAgtttttttcttattctttaCTAAAAGTGATGGTTATTGAGCGGTATACTGAAACGTTTAGGATTATGCACAACTTTTGAGTAAACAAATCAGAAGTTATACTCAGtcaggaaaaaggaaaagggaaaAAGCATGCAATTCACATACATGAGATTTGTTGTACTCATTGTTTTCTTGACAATGATACTTCAAATTTtatcttttaataatttttaatttttaatgctGCATTTGGAATTTGTATACAGATAAAATACTTTGTTGTATTAGAGAGGTAATACAATATGAAAGAAATGCAATGAAAATACTCTGGCTTTAAAGATCTTGTGATTTTTTTTCTGCTGTTGTCCATCTTCTCTTCCAGATGCTTCCTGCtgctttttttaataaaaaaattgaatataGAATTATCCCATTTGTCCAAAGAAAATTGCGAAATATCCAAGCTGGCTTGACTGATTATGAGAAGAGCAGAAAAGAATAGTTAATCCAGATTGAACATTCTTAAAGAAATCCTCCTATGGCTGGCCCTGACTTGTCGAGCATGAGTGCAGAGCCTGCGCTTCATTTCAGGCCTTCGCGGGCAGAGTTGCTCCATGCGTAGGGCCACACATGACCTTGAAACCAAAATGCCTTGTCCTCACCATTCACAAACACTGGCGACGTGGTTGCATGATGCGATAAGGTATACCTTTGTATAAACATTTTTTTATCTAGGAAAAGCATTACTCTTAGGGCGTTTTTGGTTGGCGATTGGAATCGAAATCAGGATGGCTACACCTTCCGACGTGTTTGATTTATGATCGAATTAAAATCAAAATTGGAATAAAATTTGAATATTGGAAATCAAAATTGGAATAAAATTTGAATATTGGAAAAGAGTAGGGATTAGTTTTGGGGGATTGGGACATTTTCTATTTTAGAAATGGTAATAGAATTTTTCTCAATCAAACGGCTGGAGtagaaattatttatttttatttttatttcagagTTCAACTCTTCCAATCAAATATACCCTTAATTCTTCCGATAATGACATCAGAGAAGTATGCCATCTCATAATTTGAAAAATCAAGACTCGAATTGTTGCAGGTATTGCTAAGACAATTAGTTCATTTATTATCACATGATATCCCAGCCATACGGTTTGCCTATCTTTTCCATATCTAGTATACTGGCGCATCGTTAGCGAgttatatttgtgtctcatatcCGAGTCCGTGCTTCGCAGAGGACTGTTACACGCGATGACAAGAATGGTGCAGTTGGCTTGCTCTTTTTATTACCTATTATCTGCCCTGGTCTTGTTATGGATAACGATTGTGAGAGAGGCGAATTGGATTAAAGACGGTGAAGGAATGGAGATGAatgagacttttttttttcccggaAAAGAGAGGAGGGGAAAGGATAGCAGCAAATCTGTTCGACGTAGTGCCCAGAGCTGTGATCGTTGGAAAGTGGCAGAGGCAGAGAGTTGCCGACGGCGATGTCGATGGTCTCCCCGAAGATGGGGTACCCGCCCCTGCTGTAGGCGCTGACAATCTGGAATTAGCTCAAACTACTTGACTTAAGGGACCTGGAATCCCGCCTCAGACAATCTGAACCATTTTGGAGGGCAAAGACGGTTCACGCCAGCAGAAGATACTTTGAGGCTTTGAGCTAATGTTGGTAAATGATGAGCCAGCTTTACTTCGAAGTAAATATGATCGCCTCTTGTGAAAGCACCAGCCAACTAACATTAACGTACCACAAGTGGTTCCACaaaaaatatgtttatttttggttgGTCTGAACTAATATCGGCGACTGAAGTGCCGACTATTGAGTTAATTCGTACCACCTGCACGCTGCCCGTATTACAGCCTGACAATGGTCAAGGTGTATCATGGTGGAGGATTAGGTATCATGGTGACATGTGGTTGAGATATCAGCAGATCTAGCTGCTTAAATAAATCACCAGGAAATCAAGATAATCACAGATTTGGTTCCAGTGCCACAACATGGTCTGTCGATACCTCTATCAAAAATGCAGACTTTTATAAAGCATCTGCaaggagttgcataaaaaattaCACTTACTAGAGCACTCTTTATTGCACAATCATGCAAGGCATATAATCATCCTGAACATGATATACAACCTTGTACAGCCATGCTGCTGAAAATCATCATGATTCAATGCTCGAACATAGCATTACACAATTTGAAGCAATTTTTGTATGTAGCATAGTAGCATAACCCCAGAGTTGCATAGTTGATTAAAGAACAGATCTTCAAACTGAAGATTAAGCACATCAAAAAATGCAATCTGTTCTGCAAGGCCCAGAAGGACAAGACTAATCAGACGTAGGCTTCTCCTGCAACAAGAATTTCAAATTCCAACTTAGAGAGGCTGAGGTATGATTGAAACAGTAAATATATCGCcaataaaacagaaaaaaaactgAAGGACCGAGGATTGAGAGGAATAGAGGATTTAACCCTGTAAAATTATGCATTTAAAAATGAACATCATGGAAGACTTGCATCTATTAGAGATTAAGTGAATATGAATGGTTTGATGTGTAGGCAAGTTTTAAGGGTAGTATAGGGCAACAAAACTATTAATGATGGATTTTGCCCACTAAGCATTATAAGTTTATTTCATCTAAAATTGCATGAAACTAGCATCCATCAGAGGCATGGTACGGCCACATGCATCTTGTAAATGCTAAAAAACGATCATCTGCACCCTTTCTTTAATGAAGCTTTCTGCTTTAGCAGATCATCAAATATGAGCGATCATAAATCACCTGATAGACATGGTAGGCAGAGCCTTCTAGACAGCACAAACACGATTTCATGGTTCTCTTCCAAAAATTGCCACAAAATACATATAACACCAAACTGAGATGGACTAAATTATGTACAACTCATCACCCCCTTCCACACATGTACATATGAAACAAACAAGACTGAATACAATGGACAAGGAAATAAAACTAGGTGGAGCGAAAATAAAAACCTGATGGGAGGAATGCATCTATCGCGGTTTGCGCCTCAAACCCTCTAATAATTCACCTTATGTAAACAGTCTCTTGAAAAGCAAGCAATAGATGTTGTCAGCAATGTTACTGCTCAAGGCAAAGAAGATTATTTCTTACAACTTCACAGAGATGCACTAGCTCATCAGAGATCTGTAGAATCTAAACCACCAGAGATGTGCTACCGAACAATTTCTTCCATAGAAATTTACAGAAAATTTCATTTTTTGATCAAGTTGCCAACCATAGCCAAAACTAACATTCCCCAATTCTTGACTTTAAAACTTACCTCTCAAAAATCTTCATACACACTTCTTATGATTCATCTAGTGACAATGTATAACTTAGTTCGGTCCACCACTATCCAGTCTCCCTTGCATAAATAACCAAACTCTTCCTATAATTGACAATATCATGTTAGGTCCATTTTCATTCAGCACAGCACCATTCTGGTCTGATCTTCTTTAGTTTAGCCAACTATTTTTCACTGATTGGATAGTTCTTCTTGTCCAATTCACTTAACCATGAAAGTAAAGACTATTTTATTACATGCATACTTGGATTTATAGTCTCTACTTTCACCACACAAGACATGAAATCCATAATGGACATGCATATGAAATGATAGTCCTAGCGCTGTTGAAGCAACTAAAGGAAGTAAATATCGATTGAAATCAGAATGAACCACTGCAAGGGTGAAGACAAAATTTGAACTTACTCCAATACCAAATGAATCAGTTATGAACCATCGATTCTGATATCCTAGCATGCGCTAACCAATAGCTAAGTCCTCAAAACTTACAGCTAACCTGTTTCTTCAAGAATCTTATAAATCCTTAAATTAAAGAGGACACCAAGTACAGAATTACTACAATCGTAACTGTCAGCCTTTATCAAGTTATATTTGCATAAAATCAACCGTTCACTTGAAGAATCTTATTTATCCAGTGGCAAGGATAAGTCCAACTCCTTCAGCTGCTGCTGCTTCTCTGAATCATCATTACCAACTTCTATGCGATCACAGTCCCCCATTCAAGAAACTAGAGAAGCCACACACACCAATGAACAACAAAGTAACATCAAAGAATTCCCTCAAACGCCATCAAAACTTGGATGCTCTCCACTAAAGAATTGATATAAATTGTCCAATGGAAAAACTAAAATTTATGAAGAAAACACACTCCTCTTTCCAAAGAACAGTCAATGGATTATACGACACAGTAGCGAATTGTGTCTAAATGTTGTCTCTTGCATTCGCTCCCGTCTAACGAGTTGGATTGAAAAATGAAAGCCcaaaaaaagcagaaaaacagccGCATCAAAGAATTCCAAATTTCCAAATCCTCAATTCCGTCAGCCCACAACCGAAACCATGAAAAGATTTAAGAAACTCGTCATCATCGAGCCTAAGGTCCAATCAATCGAGTCAGCTAGAACCATGACTTACTTTCGCCTTCTGGGCGGGTGATCTCTTTTAAGAGATGGCTTGAAGAAAAGCGGCGGAGCAGAGAATGGTGGCGACGAAGGCGAAGATCCCCAACACCAGCATGAATGAAATCCCCGCCACCATCACATCCATCGCCACCTGGAGAAGCGCAAGCCCCATCatgatcatcatcatcttcttctttttctcttcttcactCGATGCAAGTGAGGCAAGCAAGGAGGAGGAACTGGAGCACGTTATTCCATAAATATATATAGGTCTGGTGATGAGGAGGGATCGAAGAGGGAAGAGGCCAGAGACAAAACACATGGCCACCTACGGAGGACTGCAGCAGCGGATCCCGCGAGGCCAGCCGCGGGCCGCATCTAGAAAAGGATCGATGCCGGATTTTTTTGCACCTCGTACTTCGTCGGTCACAGC from Phoenix dactylifera cultivar Barhee BC4 unplaced genomic scaffold, palm_55x_up_171113_PBpolish2nd_filt_p 000492F, whole genome shotgun sequence encodes:
- the LOC103717712 gene encoding uncharacterized protein LOC103717712 — encoded protein: MCFVSGLFPLRSLLITRPIYIYGITCSSSSSLLASLASSEEEKKKKMMMIMMGLALLQVAMDVMVAGISFMLVLGIFAFVATILCSAAFLQAIS